A genomic segment from Bacillus rossius redtenbacheri isolate Brsri chromosome 5, Brsri_v3, whole genome shotgun sequence encodes:
- the LOC134531966 gene encoding protein takeout-like → MKCAVNVAVLAALVGGSLQAASRLPPYLKPCSRSDPELNSCALKNGITAIPFLLKGDAKYHIPVLDPLHLKHIEITQGTGPVKISLALDDLDLTGLNDVELKSVNFGVNQRDIGIEVLIKVPALTFESKYKIVGQVLILPIKGDGDMNVRFENTQVMIKISYDLAKKEDGKEYMKLHDSSLHFKITKAIFEFKNLFNGDKTLGDNMNLFLNENWQEVLTELKPVLLEAIKPVLLPIIDNLFTAVPFDEVLPA, encoded by the exons ATGAAGTGCGCCGTGAATGTCGCGGTGTTGGCTGCGCTGGTGGGGGGTTCGCTCCAAGCGGCTTCCAGACTGC CACCATACCTCAAACCTTGCTCCAGGAGTGATCCCGAACTAAACTCCTGTGCTTTGAAGAATGGGATCACAGCGATTCCATTCCTGCTGAAAG GAGATGCGAAATATCACATCCCTGTCCTGGATCCTTTACACCTGAAGCACATAGAAATCACTCAAGGAACAGGTCCTGTAAAGATATCCTTGGCTCTTGACGACTTGGACTTGACGGGTCTGAATGACGTTGAATTGAAGTCTGTGAA TTTTGGCGTGAACCAGAGAGATATTGGAATTGAAGTTCTTATAAAAGTCCCGGCGCTGACGTTCGAATCAAAGTACAAGATAGTTGGACAGGTCCTTATCCTGCCCATCAAAGGAGATGGTGACATGAATGTAAGGTTTG AAAACACTCAAGTCATGATCAAAATCAGTTACGACCTGGCCAAGAAGGAAGATGGCAAGGAATACATGAAGCTTCATGACAGCTCTCTTCACTTTAAGATTACAAAGGCAATCTTTGAATTCAAAAATCTATTCAACGGAGACAAAACTTTGG GCGACAACATGAACTTGTTCCTGAACGAGAACTGGCAGGAGGTGTTGACGGAGTTGAAGCCCGTGTTGTTGGAGGCGATTAAGCCCGTCCTTCTGCCGATCATAGACAACTTGTTCACTGCCGTTCCCTTCGACGAGGTCCTGCCTGCATGA